A single genomic interval of Pan paniscus chromosome 18, NHGRI_mPanPan1-v2.0_pri, whole genome shotgun sequence harbors:
- the LOC129394272 gene encoding LOW QUALITY PROTEIN: large ribosomal subunit protein eL15-like (The sequence of the model RefSeq protein was modified relative to this genomic sequence to represent the inferred CDS: substituted 2 bases at 2 genomic stop codons), with protein sequence MGAYKYIHELWRKKQSDVMSFLLRVRCWQYRQLSALHRAPRPTRPDKVHQLGYKIKQDYVIYGIRILRDGRKCSVPKGATYGNPVHHGINXSLQLIAEEXVGRHCGALRVLNSYWMGEDSTHKFFEVILVDPFHKAIGRNPDTQWITKPVHKHKEMRGLACAGQKSHDLGKGRKFHHTIGGSSRAAWRRRNTLNLHCYH encoded by the coding sequence ATGGGTGCATACAAGTACATCCACGAGCTATGGAGGAAGAAGCAGTCTGATGTCATGAGCTTTCTTCTGAGGGTCCGCTGCTGGCAGTACCGCCAGCTCTCTGCTCTCCACAGGGCTCCCCGCCCCACCCGGCCCGATAAAGTGCACCAACTGGGCTACAAGATCAAGCAAGATTATGTTATATACGGGATTCGTATTCTCCGTGATGGCCGAAAATGCTCAGTTCCTAAGGGTGCAACTTACGGCAATCCTGTCCATCATGGTATTAACTGAAGCCTACAGTTGATTGCAGAGGAGTGAGTTGGACGCCACTGTGGGGCTCTAAGAGTCCTGAATTCTTACTGGATGGGTGAAGATTCCACACACAAATTTTTTGAGGTTATCCTCGTTGATCCATTCCATAAAGCTATCGGAAGAAATCCTGACACCCAGTGGATCACCAAACCAGTCCACAAGCACAAGGAGATGCGTGGCCTGGCATGTGCAGGCCAAAAGAGCCATGACCTTGGAAAGGGCCGTAAGTTCCACCACACTATTGGTGGTTCTTCCCGGGCAGCTTGGAGAAGGCGCAATACTCTCAATCTCCACTGTTACCACTAA